A genomic segment from Scomber japonicus isolate fScoJap1 chromosome 11, fScoJap1.pri, whole genome shotgun sequence encodes:
- the efhc2 gene encoding EF-hand domain-containing family member C2: MALPFLPGNSPNKHLAKERFHKSQHFDYSNGVPMLVGSEKPGIGGELLIGQKIKPKYSVYPKGEGSDLPSWVAFDKQALCFEAYFQEAVPQAQNETYRIRKCRIYFYMEDDTIQVVEPEYKNSGIPQGTIIRRQRIPLPPPNDDQFFNIFHFNLNQQMVLYSHIFTVTNCDPFTKNFLTKLGVRLNDPTTVPDDPYSNLREKIDKSMRPLRPYERRDTLKQFLDHDRKVLRFFCFWDDTETVFGDLRELILHYYLADDTIEIHEVIPPNSGRDSVPKFLRRSKLPKLGPTQIKQPGALTDRTVLNVFASESQGKRFILDSLKTGAVHEEFYKDCDLMLGEEVNVWGRRVLISDSDEFTKDYYRSKYGIEDFTPVQYKAPQVPKPPRHMPPYNGFGSEEDSLSSCKGLLPKPPQKDFRKFMEKDRCGLDGNVLSFRAKIVTADEIDRDRVFVISFHLCDDSISVFERPQKNSGVLGGKFLERGRVKKPGQELFKSQLSEYFTAQDLYVGATLCINNKPFQLVDADEYTLNYMEQHAEEFPKANIGNILSKLRSVPEEKKSEIRKFLTLCDPSNTGFISYESLRGLLTGLECRLSEHEVLVLGRCFSAREQPEVDIGLMLAVGQDILKKKNFEELPEMAKAFTHNDRHKTGRLSTKETRTICKAFQLPLPENLLGCLLRKFADGEEVDYHAFLAGINWIEHPAPPVMPEDILKFDLNLKFEDRESAMKVVNYSALLHDVFISISTNSDPTAATST; encoded by the exons ATGGCTCTACCGTTTCTACCTGGTAATTCTCCCAATAAACAC CTGGCAAAGGAGAGATTCCACAAATCCCAACATTTTGACTACTCTAATGGAGTCCCTATGCTTGTGGGGTCTGAGAAGCCAGGCATTGGAGGAGAGCTGTTAATCGGCCAGAAGATTAAACCAAAGTATTCTGTCTACCCCAAAGGAGAGGGCAGTGATTTACCATCATGGGTGGCCTTTGACAAACAG GCTCTGTGTTTTGAAGCATATTTTCAGGAAGCTGTGCCTCAGGCTCAGAACGAGACATACAGAATCAGAAAGTGTAGGATCTACTTCTACATGGAGGATGATACTATACAGGTGGTGGAGCCGGAGTACAAGAACAGTGGCATCCCTCAAG GAACAATTATTCGTCGTCAGCGTATCCCACTGCCTCCCCCAAACGATGACCAATTCTTCAACATTTTCCATTTCAACCTTAACCAACAGATGGTGCTGTACTCTCACATATTCACTGTGACTAACTGTGACCCATTTACAAAGAATTTTCTCACAAAACTTGGGGTGCGCTTAAATGACCCTACCACTGTACCTGATGATCCTTACAGCAACCTACGTGAAAAG ATTGATAAAAGTATGAGGCCACTTCGGCCATATGAGAGACGTGACACTCTGAAGCAGTTCTTGGACCATGACCGCAAAGTCCTGCGCTTCTTCTGCTTCTGGGATGACACAGAGACTGTGTTCGGGGACCTGCGGGAGCTCATACTGCACTACTACCTGGCTGATGACACCATAGAGATCCATGAGGTCATCCCCCCAAACTCTGGCAGAGATAGTGTGCCCAAATTCCTCCGCCGCAGCAAACTGCCTAAG CTCGGTCCAACACAAATTAAGCAGCCCGGAGCACTCACAGATCGCACAGTGCTCAATGTGTTCGCCTCCGAGAGTCAGGGAAAACGCTTCATACTGGACAGCCTCAAA ACAGGAGCTGTGCATGAGGAGTTTTATAAGGACTGTGATCTGATGCTCGGTGAGGAGGTGAATGTGTGGGGCAGGAGAGTGCTtatctctgacagtgatgagTTCACCAAAGACTACTACCGCTCCAAATATGGCATAG aGGACTTTACCCCAGTGCAGTATAAAGCCCCCCAAGTCCCAAAACCCCCGAGGCATATGCCCCCCTACAACGGCTTTGGCTCAGAGGAGGACTCGCTAAGCTCCTGCAAGGGCCTGCTGCCCAAGCCTCCACAGAAAGATTTCCGCAAATTTATGGAGAAAGACAG ATGTGGCCTAGACGGTAATGTGCTGAGTTTCCGCGCCAAGATCGTGACGGCCGATGAAATTGACAGAGACAGGGTGTTCGTCATTTCCTTCCACCTCTGTGATGACTCCATCAGTGTGTTTGAACGCCCACAGAAGAATTCAG GTGTGCTCGGGGGTAAGTTTCTGGAGCGCGGTCGTGTAAAGAAGCCAGGCCAGGAGCTGTTTAAGAGCCAGCTGTCTGAGTACTTTACAGCTCAGGATCTGTATGTTGGAGCTACCCTTTGCATCAACAACAAGCCTTTCCAACTTGTGGATGCAGATGAATACACCTTAAACTACATGGAGCAACATGCTGAAGAG TTCCCCAAAGCCAACATAGGCAACATCCTCAGTAAACTACGTTCGGTTCCggaggagaaaaagagtgaGATCAGGAAGTTTCTGACTCTCTGTGACCCCAGCAACACTGGCTTCATCTCATATGAGTCACTCAG GGGCTTGCTGACAGGTCTGGAGTGCAGGCTGTCAGAGCATGAGGTGCTGGTGCTGGGCCGATGTTTCTCAGCACGAGAGCAGCCTGAAGTGGACATAGGGCTGATGCTGGCTGTGGGCCAGGATATCCTCAAGAAGAAGAACTTCGAAGAGCTCCCTGAGATGGCCAAAGCCTTCACACACAACGACCGACACAA AACCGGCCGTCTCTCCACCAAAGAGACAAGGACCATCTGTAAGGCCTTCCAGCTTCCCCTGCCTGAGAACCTGCTCGGATGTCTGCTTAGGAA GTTTGCTGATGGGGAGGAGGTTGACTACCACGCCTTCCTGGCTGGTATTAACTGGATAGAGCACCCTGCTCCCCCAGTAATGCCTGAAGACATCTTAAAG TTTGATCTGAACCTGAAGTTTGAAGACAGAGAGTCTGCAATGAAAGTCGTCAACTACTCTGCCCTGCTGCATGACGTATTCATCAGCATCTCCACCAACAGTGACCCAACAGCCGCCACCTCCACATAG
- the fundc1 gene encoding FUN14 domain-containing protein 1 → MQMTPDVQAAEDRPVVSKMANSDKDLQEEVYDKVVDLTEYAKRQRWWSRVFGKNSGPVAEKYSVATQIAIGGVSGWCAGYLFQKVGKVAATAVGGGLLLLQIANNSGYIQVDWKRVEKDVNKAKKQLKKGTQQAGPELNTFVEKSTEFVKKNIVVTSGFVGGFLLGLAS, encoded by the exons ATGCAAATGACGCCGGACGTGCAGGCAGCTGAGGACAGACCAGTCGTATCCAAAATGGCGAACAGCGACAAGG ATCTGCAAGAGGAGGTTTACGACAAGGTTGTAGACCTGACAGAATACGCCAAACGCCAGCGATGGTGGAGTCGTGTTTTTGGAAAAAACTCTGGCCCAGTAGCAGAGAAGTACTCTGTGGCCACACAGATAGCCATAGGGGGGGTGAGCGGATG gtgtgcCGGATATCTCTTCCAGAAGGTTGGAAAGGTTGCTGCTACAGCTGTAGGGGGAGGTCTTCTGTTGCTGCAG ATAGCCAACAACAGTGGATATATTCAAGTGGACTGGAAGAGAGTAGAGAAGGATGTCAACAAAGCTAAGAAGCAATTAAAGAAGGGCACCCAACAAGCAGGTCCAGAACTTAACACATTTGTCGAGAAG tCCACAGAgtttgtgaagaaaaacatTGTTGTCACAAGTGGTTTCGTCGGAGGTTTCCTGCTCGGCCTGGCATCCTAG